CCGGATTTCATTTGCGAAAGCGCCAAGGCCTGGATCAAGGCCGAAGCCATATTTGAAGGTGTCGCCGAATCCAAGTTCCGCTATCCGGAAATCATTCCCGTAAGCACTGGGGAGCTGCAGTTCCTCAAGTACCGCAAGGATCTTGCCATTGAAGCTTTTGAAGTAAAGCATTCCATTCCTGCCATGGGCGGAATCCTTTATTTCTACAAGAAGAAATTGAAGGACGAGTTTCTGGACAAGACTCCCACCGAATTGATTGAACTCCGCAAGAACAAGGTGGAAATCACCCGCGAAGTTTACGAACCGTTGGTCAGCTTCATGGGCGACTGCCTTGGCGAAAGCCTGCTGGACAACAGCCGTGTATTCCAGTCCAAGGTTCTCATCACCGAATGCACCTTCCTGACTCCTGAAGATGAACCGATGAGCGTCAAGAAGGGCCACACCCACATCAAGGACATCGTTCGAGCCCTCAACGAAATCGGTGACAATGTGAAGTGCGAAAAAATTATCCTGAGTCACTTCTCCATGAAGTACTCCGACAAGTTGATCAGAGACATGGTGAACAAGTTCATCCCGGAAAAGTTCAAGGATAGAGTAGAGATTTTAATCTAAAGGCGCGAGGCACGAGGTTCGAGGCTTGAGGCGCGAGGAAAATTATGAGCGAAGAAAAAATTGAAGTTGTTGAAGGCGAAGAAGCCGTAGAAAAGGAAGTGGTCATTCCGGAATTTTTCCGCGACCTGAAGGAAGACGAAAACGCCAAGTCCCTTTGGCATTACGTGTTCCGCACCAACGGCGATCGCAAGCCTATCGCCACTCCTGATGGCCTCCCCCACAAGCTGGACTTTGACTGGAAGGACATGTTCCCCAACCACAACGACCACATCGAAGTGGAAATCGGCTCCGGCAAGGGCAGCTTCATCGCCGACTACGCAGCCAAGCACCCGGACTACTACATCATGGGTAGCGAATGGGATTACACCTGGGCTGCATTCGCTCAGCGCAAGATGAACAAGGCAGGCGTTCTGGACAACGCCTCCATGCTTCGCGGCGACGTTTTCTATTTCCTCCGCGACTGCGTCAAGGACAACACCGTGGACGCATTCCACATGTACTTCCCGGATCCGTGGCCCAAGGAACG
The nucleotide sequence above comes from Fibrobacter sp.. Encoded proteins:
- a CDS encoding tRNA (guanine-N7)-methyltransferase codes for the protein MSEEKIEVVEGEEAVEKEVVIPEFFRDLKEDENAKSLWHYVFRTNGDRKPIATPDGLPHKLDFDWKDMFPNHNDHIEVEIGSGKGSFIADYAAKHPDYYIMGSEWDYTWAAFAQRKMNKAGVLDNASMLRGDVFYFLRDCVKDNTVDAFHMYFPDPWPKER